A single window of Buchnera aphidicola (Cinara cuneomaculata) DNA harbors:
- the rpoC gene encoding DNA-directed RNA polymerase subunit beta' — translation MKDILKFFKKKSKIEEFNSIQISLASPEIIRSWSFGEVKKPETINYRTFKPERDGLFCSRIFGPIKDYECLCGKYKRLKHRGVICEKCGVEVTHSKVRRERMGHIELASPIAHIWFLKSLPSRIGLLIDIPLRDIERVLYFESYIVIESGITNLEKYQILTEDQYMQSVEEFGDDFEAKMGGEAIQQILKNMDLKNICIKLKNEIFKTNSETKKKKITKRIKLIESLLISKNRPEWMILTVLPILPPDLRPLVPLDGGRFATSDLNDLYRRVINRNNRLKRLLELSAPDIIVKNEKRMLQEAIDALLDNGRRGRSITGSNKRPLKSLADMIKGKQGRFRQNLLGKRVDYSGRSVITVGPYLHLNQCGIPKKMALELFKPFIYGKLERKNLATTIKSAKKMVEQEEPIVWDILAEIIYKHPILLNRAPTLHRLGIQAFEPILIEGKAIQLHPLVCAAYNADFDGDQMAIHIPLTKYAQQEARSLMMSTKNILSPANGEPIVVPSQDVVLGIYYMTRTIHNGKGANMLLRSPKEAERMYALGAVNLHSIVKIRICEYIKDDNNHIVKQKNIIKTTIGRAILWTIIPRGLSFNIVNKTLKKTDISKILNICYRKLGLKKTVILADQIMYMGFSYAAKSGVSVGINDIIIPVEKTSIILQADKEVSEIHKQFQTGLVTASERYNKVIDIWATANENIADAMMKNLSRNIFNDKNQKKIIQKSFNNIFMMADSGARGSAAQIRQLAGMRGLMAKPDGSIIETPITANFREGLNVLQYFISTHGARKGLADTALKTANSGYLTRRLVDVAQDLVITETNCNTKKGISMSALIEGGDIKESLRERVLGRITVENILYINSTKIMIPKNTLLNEKWCSILEDNSIDTIQVRSVVHCETIFGVCAYCYGRDLARGTLVNKGEAVGVIAAQSIGEPGTQLTMRTFHIGGAASKVASESSIQVRKNGRIHLNQAKSVVNSQGKIVIISRNVELKMLDKSGKTQESYKIPYGSILKKGEGAKIKAGEIIARWDPHTIPVITEVSGYIQFIDMIDGQSISKQTDELTGLSSIIILDTSERHVQGKDLKPALKIINKNGFDVFIPGTDMPAQYFLPGKSVVQLDNGMKISSGDTLARVPQESVGTKDITGGLPRVADLFEARKPKELAILAEINGIISFGKETKGKRRLILTPSDGNNTYEEMIPKWRQLNVFEGERIEKGDIISDGPESPHDILRLRGVQAVTDYIINEVQEVYRLQGVKINNKHIEVIIRQMLRKATITNSGDSHFLQGEQIEYSRIILENKKLKKNNKKIAKFSRDLLGITKASLATESFISAASFQETTRVLTESAVAGKKDKLRGLKENVIVGRLIPAGTGYKYHKQRLINKTKNFSNKKNNNRSISVEEATANLSELLNSTENISNNL, via the coding sequence ATGAAAGATATATTAAAATTTTTTAAAAAAAAATCTAAAATTGAAGAATTTAATTCTATTCAAATCTCGTTAGCATCTCCTGAAATAATACGATCTTGGTCCTTTGGAGAAGTAAAAAAACCCGAGACCATAAATTACAGAACATTTAAACCTGAGCGTGATGGATTATTCTGTTCTCGTATATTCGGACCAATAAAAGATTACGAATGTTTATGCGGAAAATATAAACGCCTAAAACATAGAGGAGTAATATGTGAAAAATGCGGTGTTGAAGTTACACATAGTAAAGTTCGTCGAGAAAGAATGGGTCATATTGAATTAGCGTCACCTATAGCTCATATATGGTTTTTAAAATCATTACCGTCACGAATTGGATTATTAATAGATATTCCATTACGGGATATAGAACGAGTATTATATTTTGAATCATATATCGTAATAGAATCTGGAATAACTAATTTAGAAAAATATCAAATATTAACAGAAGACCAATATATGCAATCTGTTGAAGAATTTGGCGATGATTTTGAAGCAAAAATGGGTGGAGAAGCTATACAACAAATCTTAAAAAATATGGATCTAAAAAATATATGTATAAAATTAAAAAACGAAATATTTAAAACTAATTCAGAAACAAAGAAAAAAAAAATTACAAAAAGAATTAAACTTATCGAATCATTGTTAATATCAAAAAATCGACCAGAATGGATGATTTTAACTGTACTTCCCATATTACCTCCTGATCTTCGACCACTTGTTCCGCTAGATGGAGGAAGATTTGCAACTTCAGATTTAAATGATTTATATCGAAGAGTTATTAATCGTAATAATAGGTTAAAACGTTTATTAGAGCTTTCAGCTCCGGATATAATTGTTAAAAATGAAAAAAGAATGTTACAAGAAGCTATCGATGCTTTATTAGATAACGGAAGACGTGGTCGATCTATTACAGGATCTAATAAAAGACCATTGAAATCTTTAGCAGATATGATTAAAGGTAAGCAAGGTAGATTTCGACAAAATTTATTAGGTAAGCGAGTAGATTATTCTGGTCGATCCGTTATTACTGTCGGACCATATTTACATTTAAACCAATGCGGTATACCTAAAAAAATGGCTTTAGAACTATTTAAACCATTTATATATGGTAAATTAGAACGAAAAAATCTTGCTACTACTATTAAGTCCGCAAAAAAAATGGTAGAACAAGAAGAACCCATTGTTTGGGATATACTCGCTGAAATTATTTATAAACATCCAATTTTATTAAATCGTGCACCTACATTACATCGATTAGGAATACAAGCATTTGAACCCATTTTAATTGAAGGTAAAGCCATACAACTACATCCGCTAGTATGCGCGGCATATAATGCTGATTTTGATGGCGATCAAATGGCTATTCACATTCCTTTAACAAAATATGCTCAACAAGAAGCTCGATCGTTAATGATGTCGACTAAAAATATCTTATCTCCTGCTAATGGAGAACCAATTGTTGTTCCTTCGCAAGATGTAGTTCTAGGTATATATTATATGACGAGAACAATACATAACGGAAAAGGCGCTAATATGTTATTACGTTCACCAAAAGAAGCAGAACGTATGTATGCATTAGGAGCAGTTAACTTACATTCTATTGTAAAAATTCGTATATGTGAATATATTAAAGATGATAACAATCATATTGTTAAACAAAAAAATATTATAAAAACTACCATTGGAAGAGCAATTTTATGGACTATAATTCCTCGTGGATTATCATTTAATATAGTTAATAAAACTTTAAAAAAAACAGATATTTCGAAAATTTTAAATATTTGTTACAGAAAGTTAGGTCTAAAAAAAACTGTGATCTTGGCTGATCAAATTATGTATATGGGATTTTCATATGCAGCAAAATCCGGTGTATCCGTAGGAATTAATGATATTATAATTCCCGTAGAAAAAACAAGCATTATATTACAAGCAGATAAAGAAGTTTCTGAAATACATAAACAATTTCAAACAGGATTAGTCACTGCAAGTGAACGATATAATAAAGTAATAGATATTTGGGCGACAGCTAACGAAAATATTGCAGATGCTATGATGAAGAATTTATCACGTAATATTTTTAATGATAAAAATCAAAAAAAAATAATACAAAAATCTTTCAATAATATTTTTATGATGGCAGATTCCGGTGCGAGAGGTTCTGCAGCTCAAATTAGACAACTAGCAGGAATGCGTGGGTTAATGGCTAAACCCGATGGTTCTATCATAGAAACACCAATAACTGCAAATTTTAGAGAAGGATTAAATGTATTACAATATTTTATTTCCACGCACGGTGCAAGAAAAGGATTAGCGGATACTGCTTTAAAAACAGCCAATTCTGGTTATTTAACTAGACGATTAGTAGATGTAGCTCAAGATTTAGTAATTACTGAAACTAACTGTAATACTAAAAAAGGTATCTCTATGAGCGCTTTAATTGAAGGAGGAGATATTAAAGAATCTCTTAGAGAAAGAGTATTAGGTCGTATAACTGTAGAAAATATTTTATATATCAATTCTACAAAAATTATGATACCAAAAAATACCCTATTAAATGAAAAATGGTGTAGTATTTTAGAAGATAATTCCATTGATACTATTCAAGTTAGATCAGTTGTACATTGTGAAACAATATTTGGAGTATGCGCGTACTGTTATGGACGTGATTTAGCTCGTGGTACGTTAGTCAATAAAGGAGAAGCAGTAGGAGTTATCGCCGCTCAATCTATTGGTGAACCCGGTACGCAGTTAACTATGCGTACATTCCATATTGGAGGCGCAGCCTCTAAAGTAGCATCTGAATCTAGCATTCAAGTTCGTAAAAATGGACGTATTCACTTAAATCAAGCAAAATCTGTTGTTAATTCGCAAGGTAAAATTGTTATTATTTCTAGAAACGTAGAATTAAAAATGTTAGATAAATCTGGAAAAACACAAGAAAGCTATAAAATACCGTACGGATCTATACTTAAAAAAGGAGAAGGAGCAAAAATTAAAGCTGGTGAAATAATTGCTCGATGGGATCCACATACTATTCCCGTTATCACTGAAGTTAGTGGATATATTCAATTTATCGATATGATTGACGGACAAAGTATTAGTAAACAAACTGATGAATTAACGGGTTTATCTTCTATCATAATTCTTGATACATCTGAACGACATGTACAAGGCAAAGATTTAAAACCTGCTTTAAAAATTATTAATAAAAATGGTTTCGATGTATTTATACCCGGCACTGATATGCCAGCCCAATATTTTTTGCCAGGAAAATCTGTTGTACAATTAGATAATGGAATGAAAATATCTTCAGGAGATACATTAGCTCGTGTACCTCAAGAATCAGTCGGAACTAAAGATATCACAGGTGGTTTACCTAGAGTCGCAGATTTATTTGAAGCTAGAAAACCTAAAGAATTAGCTATTCTTGCTGAAATTAATGGCATTATTTCATTTGGAAAAGAAACGAAAGGAAAAAGAAGATTAATACTTACTCCGTCTGATGGAAATAATACATACGAAGAAATGATTCCAAAATGGAGACAACTTAATGTATTTGAAGGAGAAAGAATAGAAAAAGGAGATATCATATCTGATGGTCCAGAATCTCCGCATGATATCTTAAGATTAAGAGGAGTACAAGCAGTAACTGACTATATAATAAATGAAGTTCAAGAAGTTTATAGATTACAAGGTGTAAAAATAAATAACAAACATATCGAAGTTATAATAAGACAAATGTTAAGAAAAGCTACAATCACAAATTCTGGTGATTCTCATTTTTTACAAGGAGAACAAATAGAATATTCACGTATTATTTTAGAAAATAAAAAATTAAAAAAAAATAATAAAAAAATAGCAAAATTTTCTCGAGATTTATTAGGAATTACTAAAGCCTCTTTAGCTACAGAATCATTTATTTCAGCTGCATCATTTCAAGAAACTACTCGTGTTTTAACTGAATCCGCTGTAGCAGGAAAAAAAGATAAATTACGCGGATTGAAAGAAAATGTTATTGTAGGCAGACTTATTCCAGCTGGAACAGGATATAAATATCATAAACAAAGATTAATAAACAAAACAAAAAATTTTTCAAACAAAAAAAATAACAACCGATCCATTAGTGTAGAAGAAGCAACAGCAAATTTATCAGAATTATTAAACTCTACTGAAAATATCTCTAATAATCTATAA
- the rpoH gene encoding RNA polymerase sigma factor RpoH, with translation MKNQINSVSFFNIGSLDAYIRMANSFSILSSKKEKFLAKKIYFYSDIESAKLLILSNLRFVILVAKHYSGYGLPQADLIQEGNIGLMKAIRRFNPNINVRLVSFAVHWIKSEIHEYVLKNWRIVKVATTKAQRKLFFNLRKSKKRLGWFNRHEINIVARELGVSQQEVQEMEARMSAQDITLDITAPDSQSENPINNTRSSFYLEDKKSNFAVEVEQDDWALHATNKLSNALLVLDERSQQIIKRRWLNQNNSKITLQAIAQDYGISAERVRQLEKNAMKKLKIAIET, from the coding sequence ATAAAAAATCAAATTAATTCAGTGAGTTTTTTTAATATTGGTAGTTTAGATGCATATATTCGTATGGCGAATTCGTTTTCTATTTTATCATCTAAAAAAGAAAAATTTCTTGCAAAAAAAATATACTTTTACAGTGATATAGAATCTGCAAAATTATTAATTTTATCGAATTTACGATTTGTTATTCTAGTTGCGAAACATTATTCAGGATATGGTTTACCGCAAGCAGATTTAATTCAAGAGGGAAATATTGGATTAATGAAGGCAATTAGACGATTTAATCCTAATATTAATGTTCGCTTAGTGTCTTTTGCTGTTCATTGGATAAAATCGGAAATTCATGAATACGTTTTAAAAAATTGGCGTATAGTAAAAGTAGCAACCACTAAAGCTCAGAGAAAATTATTTTTTAATTTAAGAAAATCAAAAAAACGATTAGGATGGTTTAATCGTCATGAGATAAATATTGTAGCACGTGAATTAGGAGTTAGTCAGCAAGAAGTACAAGAAATGGAAGCGCGCATGTCTGCTCAAGACATTACATTGGATATTACAGCTCCAGATTCTCAATCTGAGAATCCTATTAATAACACACGATCGTCTTTTTATTTAGAGGATAAGAAATCAAATTTTGCAGTTGAAGTAGAACAGGATGATTGGGCTTTACATGCTACTAATAAACTAAGTAATGCTTTATTAGTATTGGATGAAAGGAGTCAACAAATTATTAAAAGACGTTGGTTAAATCAAAATAATTCTAAAATTACTTTACAAGCAATTGCTCAAGATTATGGTATTTCAGCAGAGCGAGTAAGACAATTAGAAAAAAATGCTATGAAAAAATTAAAAATAGCCATTGAAACATAA
- the metE gene encoding 5-methyltetrahydropteroyltriglutamate--homocysteine S-methyltransferase encodes MAIKNHILGFPRIGLHRELKFALEDYWSNKITLHDLLNIGKKIRYSNWKSQIDSGLDCVTVGDFAWYDHVLNISMMINNIPSRHQIDKEKLNLDTLFRIARGSKSIKKNCSASEMTKWFNTNYHYIVPEFVHNQEFCFSWKQILEETDEALSLGYTVKPVLLGPITYLWLGKVKGIHFNKLDLLEKIIPIYQEVLAELSKRQVKWIQIDEPILVLDLPKRWKQSFVYTYKKIYTNKIKILLATYFGDIHHNMDIVNILPVNGLHIDLVAGKYDLMKLDDDFNKKFLLSLGVINGRNIWKADLLNWFTQLKFFMKLRKTFWISTSCSLLHTPLDLSLENNLTDFVKSWFSFSIQKCLELSILSRVLNNKLHIEEIHQWIKPIDAYKSSNIINNIAVQKRILQISPDQIKRNSNFTIRSKIQKLNLNLPILPTTTIGSFPQTSDIRKLRIDYKNKKISQLDYDTSIKEHIKNNILQQEKLGLDVLVHGEPERNDMVEYFSEYLEGFVFTQYGWVQSYGSRCVKPPIIVGDISRITPITVMWSKFAQTLTNKPIKAMLTGPVTILCWSFPREDISKENIAKQIALALRDEVLDLENAGINIIQIDEPALREGLPLRKYDWNDYLSWAVKSFQLCSSVVKDSTQIHTHMCYCEFNDIMSSIVDLDVDVITIETSRSDMELLEFFKTFKYPNDIGPGVYDIHSPNIPSINWIEQLLIKALKYIPIQQLWVNPDCGLKTRTWTETSLALQNMITATMNIRKKFFKK; translated from the coding sequence ATGGCTATAAAAAATCATATACTAGGATTTCCTAGAATTGGTTTACATCGTGAATTAAAGTTTGCTCTAGAGGATTATTGGAGCAATAAAATTACATTACATGATTTATTAAATATTGGTAAAAAAATTAGATATAGCAACTGGAAGAGTCAAATTGATAGTGGTTTGGATTGTGTAACAGTAGGTGATTTTGCTTGGTATGATCATGTTTTAAACATTAGTATGATGATTAATAATATTCCTAGCAGACATCAAATTGACAAAGAAAAACTAAATTTAGATACATTATTTAGGATAGCTCGTGGATCTAAATCAATTAAAAAAAATTGTTCAGCATCTGAAATGACAAAATGGTTTAATACAAATTATCATTATATAGTACCTGAATTTGTACATAATCAAGAGTTTTGTTTTTCTTGGAAACAAATCCTCGAAGAAACTGATGAAGCATTATCTTTAGGTTATACTGTAAAGCCTGTCTTATTAGGTCCCATAACATATCTTTGGTTAGGAAAAGTAAAAGGTATTCATTTTAATAAATTAGATCTTTTAGAAAAAATAATACCGATTTATCAAGAAGTATTAGCGGAATTATCTAAAAGACAAGTTAAATGGATTCAAATAGATGAACCTATTTTGGTTTTAGATCTTCCAAAAAGATGGAAGCAATCATTTGTTTATACATATAAAAAGATATATACAAATAAAATAAAAATTTTATTAGCTACCTATTTTGGTGATATACATCATAATATGGATATAGTAAATATATTGCCAGTTAATGGTTTACATATTGATTTAGTCGCTGGTAAGTATGATCTTATGAAGTTAGACGATGATTTTAATAAAAAATTTTTATTATCCTTGGGAGTAATTAATGGTCGTAATATTTGGAAAGCTGATTTATTGAATTGGTTTACTCAATTAAAATTTTTTATGAAATTGAGAAAAACTTTTTGGATCAGTACATCTTGTTCATTACTACATACTCCGTTGGATTTATCATTGGAAAATAACTTGACAGATTTTGTAAAATCTTGGTTTTCATTTAGTATACAAAAATGTTTAGAATTATCTATTTTATCTCGTGTATTAAATAATAAATTACATATTGAAGAAATACATCAGTGGATCAAACCAATTGATGCATATAAATCATCTAATATTATTAATAATATTGCTGTGCAAAAACGTATATTACAAATTTCTCCCGATCAAATAAAAAGAAATAGTAATTTTACTATTCGTTCTAAAATTCAAAAGTTAAATTTAAATTTACCTATATTGCCTACCACTACTATTGGTTCTTTTCCACAGACATCAGATATTAGAAAATTACGTATAGATTATAAAAATAAAAAAATTAGTCAGTTAGACTATGACACTTCAATTAAAGAGCATATTAAAAATAATATTCTTCAACAAGAAAAATTAGGTTTAGATGTTTTAGTGCATGGAGAACCTGAACGAAATGACATGGTCGAATACTTTAGTGAGTATTTGGAAGGTTTTGTTTTCACACAATACGGATGGGTACAAAGTTATGGATCACGATGCGTTAAACCGCCGATTATTGTAGGTGATATTAGTCGCATTACTCCAATTACAGTCATGTGGTCTAAATTTGCTCAAACATTGACTAATAAACCAATTAAGGCGATGTTAACAGGACCGGTAACAATTTTATGTTGGTCGTTTCCGCGAGAAGATATTTCTAAAGAAAATATTGCTAAGCAGATCGCTTTAGCTTTAAGAGACGAAGTTCTAGATTTAGAGAATGCCGGTATTAATATTATTCAGATTGATGAACCAGCTTTAAGAGAAGGATTGCCTTTAAGAAAATATGATTGGAACGATTATTTATCTTGGGCTGTTAAATCTTTTCAATTATGTTCTTCAGTTGTTAAAGATAGTACGCAAATTCATACTCATATGTGTTATTGTGAATTCAACGATATTATGTCATCAATCGTCGATTTAGATGTTGATGTTATTACTATCGAAACATCTCGTTCAGATATGGAATTATTAGAATTTTTTAAAACTTTTAAGTATCCCAATGACATTGGTCCTGGTGTATATGATATTCACTCTCCAAATATCCCGTCAATTAATTGGATTGAACAATTACTAATTAAAGCTTTAAAATATATTCCGATACAGCAGTTATGGGTAAATCCTGATTGTGGTTTAAAAACACGTACTTGGACGGAAACATCGTTAGCATTACAAAATATGATAACTGCTACGATGAATATTCGAAAAAAATTTTTTAAAAAGTAA